GCACGGCCTCGTGGACCACGCCGTCGAACAGCTCCTGGGGGAGCTGGACGGCGTCGCCCGGCTCGCCGGCTGCGCTGAAGTAACGTGCGCTCAGCATCTCTCCCCCTTACTGCTTCGTGATGAAGACGAACCCGTTCACCGGGCCCGGCACGGCGCCGCGGATGTAGATCAGGTTCCGCTCGGCGTCGACCTTGGCGACCCGGAGGTTGCGCACGGTCTGCTGCACGTTCCCCATCTGGCCGGGCATCCGCTTCCCCTTGATGACGCGGGACGGGTTGGTGCCCGCGCCGATGGAGCCAGGGGCCCGGTGGATGCGGGTGGCGCCGTGCGAGGCGCGCCCGCCGCCGAACCCGTGGCGCTTCATCACGCCCTGGAAGCCGCGGCCCTTGGTGGTGCCGGTGACCTTCACCTTCGCGCCCACCTCGAACTGCTCGACGGTGACGTTCTCGCCGACCGCCGGGGTCGTGTCGCCGCCGAAGTCGAACTCACGAAGCACCACGGGGGCGCTCTCCAGACCCGCCTTGGTGGCGTGGCCGAGCTCGGCCTTGGTGGCCCGGGTCGCCTTGCGCGCGCCGAACCCGAGCTGCACGGCCTGGTAGCCGTTCTTCTCCTGGGTGCGGA
The sequence above is drawn from the Longimicrobiaceae bacterium genome and encodes:
- the rplC gene encoding 50S ribosomal protein L3; protein product: MSGIIGKKLGMTQLFDATGAVVPVTVVEAGPCPVVQVRTQEKNGYQAVQLGFGARKATRATKAELGHATKAGLESAPVVLREFDFGGDTTPAVGENVTVEQFEVGAKVKVTGTTKGRGFQGVMKRHGFGGGRASHGATRIHRAPGSIGAGTNPSRVIKGKRMPGQMGNVQQTVRNLRVAKVDAERNLIYIRGAVPGPVNGFVFITKQ